The stretch of DNA TTCATTGATACTCAAAGAAATATAGACAtatacaatggttgataagatagttTTTCATAGGTCTTGCATGTAATTAAGAGATGACAAAAAAATGTCTACAATACGTTATTTTTTAGCCTTATCTTCATAACTAGTTATTCCTAAAAACGGGGTGACAGATATTGTGCTAAGATATCATCTCTTGTCTTATCTTAAATAAAAGAAGACAAGTCTTTTTTTATAAGTTATTTCTCTTtcacctcatcatttatcctacaTAGTACTTCTAAGATAGCACCATTGTATATGCCCTTAGATAACTGAAgcagtgatctaaacgctcttatatttctttacaaaaGGAGTAGATTCTTGAACAAAACGGGAATTCCGTGATTCAAACCGGTGCATCTCCACTGCTATTAAACAATCAAACAAGAACTTTCTTACATGCACCCCGCAAAACGTATACAGACACATCAGCACCACAGGATGAAGCCCACATGACCCAATCCAACAGTCATCATTAATTTATTCAAGATCTGGTATGCGCTTAGCAGTTTCAATAGACTGACCGTACTCCACAAGAGGAAAATATGAAACTCTCCGTCCCACATCCATAGCCCCTCAAATCACGCTAATCTAACCATCTAACCAACTCGCAAAAAAGGAAACCGAACCTAATCGTGTCCCTGGCCCCACTCCCTGCCTTTCCTCGCCACCGCCCCAGACGAAGCTCAGCAGTCTtgtcgcctccctgcacggcggCCTGGATCCCTGCATCGCATCGTCGCCTCGCTGGACGGTTCCCTCGCCGTCCTGCACCGCATTGAGGCCTCCCTGCCGGCCTCCCTCGCCGCCCTACACCGCACCGTCGAGTGGGCGGCCGCTCCTCCTTCACCTACAATCAAATATTCACGGATCGGCCAGGCTACAACAAGATTATTATGCATCATCTGCATGAGTTCTGGAGCAGTAGGCAGCCCCATCAGATTGGCCAGGTATGATTTCGACGGCGGCCCCATCAGATTGGCCAGGTATGATTTCGACGGCCAATGAAGACCCACCTAACAAGATACAACCTCACCTTCGTTTCTAATATCCGTCCGACAGATTGCCAGTGCCTAGGAGCCTGCTCCGGcacccgcgccgccgcgcccgcccTGAAATTCCCCTGAACCAGCCAGCCACACGCAACTATAATTCTTCCCTGCACTTCTTCAGGTTCGACTTCTTTGACCTGTTGCAACATTAGTCAGGATTAGAATTTTGACAACAGAGTTCGAAAAAATAAATAGTTGCACAGCAGAATGCTATAAGCCGTTCGTTTTACATCTCATTAATGGTTTTCTATGTTGAAAAATGATGAATGCAGGGCCTAACGTCCAAATTTCAGGGGTTAAGGTACCCCAACTCAGCAGAATACGTGACCCATATTGCACAATTGAAGATGGTTAGTTCGTCGATTTAGGCCCTGTTCGGTAGTCGCCCGCTCCCGGAATCTGCGGAGCAGGGGAAGTGCAGCTCAGTCATTTTGAACTGCAGCTCCGCCAACTCCGCTCCTGGAGTTGTGGAGCGGAGTGGTACCGAACAGGGCCTTAATTATGTTGCAACTGTGTCGACAATGTTTATTTGACCGTACATTCGGGTTCTCTTTCCTTTGTTCAGGTATGCAGCCTTTTACTGGCTCAAATCAACTTGAAAAATACGCCGGATAATGATAAGAGAGGCTCTGTTGAACCTGTTACTCAAAACACTAAAAATCTGCAAATTACTTTTGTCGATCCTATGTCTACTACAATACCTACATTGTTATGCTCTATTAATCTTATGATTTTCTATCCTGGGCAATGACCAGACAAATGATCCATACATGATGACGCATCAAGATGTAGCTTCTGAATCGTACCAGCTTGGACGCAATACTCCCATAGCAAATACTGATGAATACATGAATTTTGTTCTTAGAGAATGCATGCATCTCTAAGATAAGGAATTTAGCTCTATACAGGATGACCCACCAAGATGGGTATTAAAGAGAGCTACAACTTATTTGGAACATGATATGGTGAGCCTCAGTTTCGTACATATTACTATTAATTCAATCGGGGACGGATGTTTGTATAGATGGGACCTAAACTAAAAAAATGCCTATTTTCATATATTCGTTCTAGCTGTTGCATGAATAAACATTGAAGACTTTATTGGTACCTAGCAGTTAAAAATACCAAGGTGCAGTGTATCC from Triticum urartu cultivar G1812 chromosome 3, Tu2.1, whole genome shotgun sequence encodes:
- the LOC125543250 gene encoding uncharacterized protein LOC125543250 isoform X1; protein product: MNPPSPPARDAIKSGAGAAAAHDLQFLLSMDVLLLGALPMLLLARTGPGLAAQEPWCVPCGAAFVAAVVVVSRVSRQPMGSGRSETGGPCSPTHRRLFSDQLKMNFLKEKEVPKGDGSNKSLNLRVKEVEPEEVQGRIIVACGWLVQGNFRAGAAARVPEQAPRHWQSVGRILETKVKEERPPTRRCGVGRRGRPAGRPQCGAGRRGNRPARRRCDAGIQAAVQGGDKTAELRLGRWRGKAGSGARDTIRFGFLFCELVRWLD